Within the Thalassoglobus sp. JC818 genome, the region TAAAGAGCTCTAATCAAACTGTCGGCACCGGCGAGCTCATTCAGATTGATGAACAACTCGGCGTCAGAATTGTCGAATTCTCTTCCAACCGATTGCAACAATTGCTCGCTCCTGCAGCGACTTGAACAGGTCCACAATTCTCGCTCGCTGCAAGAATGACCTTGGCACCGCGTTCTGTATTCGGTCAGTCCGTTCGAGTTTGATTCTATCGAGTTTCTCCCATGCAGCCCGGAATTGAAGGCAACAAGATGGCAGTTCTGGGAGGACTCCAGAACGCCACCTGGCAATTGTCGGCCGCGATGCAAGGTTCGCATCGCGGACAAGCGGTCACAATCCTTCCGGGGGCCAGTGCGACCAACGTTCAAGACTCGCTGGAAGAACTTACGTTCACGCTCCACGAATCAGAATCAAAAAAACTCGCTGAACGGACAACTCAATCGAAGTCATTTGCTTCTCGCCTGCACGCTCTGCTGGCAAAGTACGTCACAGCTCTTCCCGAAACACTTTCGCCTGACGAGTTCAGCCAATACGCCGATTTCCTGCGTCGACTCTCCCAGCCGAATCCGCAAGACCTCGAACGGTTACTTCAGGAAAAATTCGGCGACGATACAACGAGTCAGGTCACAACTCTCGAAGCTCTCGAAGAGCTCTTCAGTAATGGCGATCACCCTGTTGCCCTCAAAACAGTTCAGGAACTCAAACAGAAATGGCGGGATACGTCAGACTACGGACCGCTCGTCAAGGCAGGGGAGAATGTCGCCGCGACGGCCACTGAGTTTGAAGCCGCTCTTGCTCCTGACCTCGAGTTGAGAGATTTCTATCGAGAGACCGTTCTCAGTTGGAGCAGCCTGGACGATGCGTATTCCTCGATTTTGAATCAATTCGGCGGAGAGTCTTTTTCCACTGCCACAGACTTCTTGTTTCAAGCCCTGGGCTGTGAAATGCAGTCGCTCGGTCCATCTTGCGATCCGCGAATGCTCTCAGCAATTCGGGATGACATCTACTTCCTGCAAGTTGTTCGCCGGTTTTACGAAGACGTCCTGGAGATCACGGACCGCATTGAAGAGACATTTGGAATCACACTATGCAAGCCTCGGAAAACAAAGAAACGGCAGAAGCGATCATCAAGGAAGTTCTCCCGCTGAGAAATCAACGGCGGATTGACTCCGGAAAGCTGATGTCTTTGGCGGAGCGTCTGGGGCTTCATGACTGCGAGCCAAAGATCTACTTCCTCCGCGAAATGGCAGGAATCGTCCGTCAGTTGCCGCTGAAGGTCTTTGAGTCGACGGAAGAGCGATTGCGGCTCATTGACGGAATTCAGGAAGCCCTCGATCTTGCCATTGAAGAAGAGGAAGAAGAGCTCGAAGCGTAGGGTACAGTAAACGAGGAGAAATACTCATGGCAGCAGCATTCTGGGTCTCGCAGACAATGAGCGACTTCGGACGATCTTTGGGATTCGATGATCTCACATTTGACGAGCGAGGCATGCTTCATCTTGCATTCGACGAGCTGGGAACACTGGGACTCGAACAGCAGGACAAACAGGTTTTGATCTATCTCATGCGGTATTTCTCACATGCTGAACCCGCGACACTCCTG harbors:
- the sctW gene encoding type III secretion system gatekeeper subunit SctW, encoding MQPGIEGNKMAVLGGLQNATWQLSAAMQGSHRGQAVTILPGASATNVQDSLEELTFTLHESESKKLAERTTQSKSFASRLHALLAKYVTALPETLSPDEFSQYADFLRRLSQPNPQDLERLLQEKFGDDTTSQVTTLEALEELFSNGDHPVALKTVQELKQKWRDTSDYGPLVKAGENVAATATEFEAALAPDLELRDFYRETVLSWSSLDDAYSSILNQFGGESFSTATDFLFQALGCEMQSLGPSCDPRMLSAIRDDIYFLQVVRRFYEDVLEITDRIEETFGITLCKPRKTKKRQKRSSRKFSR
- a CDS encoding TyeA family type III secretion system gatekeeper subunit; the protein is MQASENKETAEAIIKEVLPLRNQRRIDSGKLMSLAERLGLHDCEPKIYFLREMAGIVRQLPLKVFESTEERLRLIDGIQEALDLAIEEEEEELEA
- a CDS encoding CesT family type III secretion system chaperone, producing the protein MAAAFWVSQTMSDFGRSLGFDDLTFDERGMLHLAFDELGTLGLEQQDKQVLIYLMRYFSHAEPATLLKSLQICHHRLHDFDWCQAALMKDHHLAIATTLPHQDFQLSRLESVIDQLATMHDEVASISYR